In Helicobacter mastomyrinus, the sequence TAATCAATTTATCGATAAAGAAATGCAAGCAGGCAAACGTTATCTTTATAGTGTGGCAAGTATCGATAAAAATGGCATCGAATCTGCCCCTACAAAAGAAATAGAGCTTTTCATTCAAGGCAGTAAATAAGAATGCCCCATTTTCTTGCCTCACATATATCTTTGCCACCACTGCCCTTTACGCAAGATGGCTTTACATTTGTATATGAGGCTCTACAATGCAATGACGATACGCAATCCCTTATCCTTGTGCGACACAAAGACAAAGAATTTTTTCTCCGCAAACAATACAGGAAGGCAAAGAATAATGCCATTATAAAATGCGAAAAAACTGCTAGAAGCTTATCTACAGGGATACTTAAGGATTCTCTTAAGATTCTAAGCTCTAAACAAACCTCCCTTATAAACCATAATCTTAGTGATAACTCTCCGCGTCAGAATCTCCAATCGCCCTTTCTTAAAAATATAGAATACTTTTTAGATTTTCATCATAACTGCCTTATTGAAATAGGCTTTGGCTCTGGACGCCACCTTTTACATTTAGCACAAAGCAACCCTCATCTTGTATGTATGGGCATAGAGATTCACACACCTTCTATTGAACAGATTCTAAGGCAGATTGAGCTTTTAGGCTTAAAAAATCTCTATATTATCAATGCTGATGCAAGAATCTTGCTTGAGATTCTCCCTGCCCATATCGGACAAGGTATTTATGTGCATTTCCCTGTCCCGTGGAACAAAAAACCACATAGACGTATCTTTTCACAAAAATTTCTCACACAATCTTTGCGCGTTTTAGATTCAAAAGGAATGTTGCATTTACGAAGCGATGATGAGATATATTTTAAAGACGCTTTGAATCTTGCTCTAAATGAGCCACACATAAGCCTTGAAGTGCATAAAAATTGTAAAAATATTATCACAAGCAAATACGAAGCGCGATGGGAGAGGCAGCAAAAGGACATTTATGATATGAAAATTTTTCAACAAAACGTGCAAAATACCCCAGAAAATATGAAAAATTATAAAAAAAACTTCTCTTTTGATAAAATTCTAAGAAAAAATTTGGATAATTACACAAATTTTCCATATAAAAAAATCGCTAAAGACTGGTTTTTACATATCGATAATTTATATTGTGCAGGAGATATATATGTGCTGACCCTGTGTTTTGGGGATTTTCATCAACCTCAAAATGCGTTTTTGCAAATCACCTTTGCTCAAACCCCAATCGCACATTATATTGGCAACAAGCCTATCCCCACACAAGCAGCTATCAAAGCACACACACATTTGACACAGATTTTAAAACAGGAGTAATATGTGAGCGCAATTATTGAAGCGAAAAATCTTAATCTAGGCTATAATGATGAATTTGTTATTAAAGATGCAACATTTAGTATTAATGCAAAGGAATTTGTATTTATCACAGGAGCTTCAGGAAGCGGAAAAAGCACGATTTTAAGCTCATTCTTTGGGCATTTGGGTGTTAAAAGCGGACATCTTAATGTTTTTGGGGTAAGTATGCAAAGAGCTTCTAAAAATCGCATCAATCACTTGCGCCGCAGCATTGGCATTGTGTTTCAAGACTACAAACTTATTAAAGAATGGAATATTGAGCGCAATGTAATGCTACCTATGGTTATAAATGGCTATAAAAAAGAAGTATGCAAATCCCAAGTGGAAAAGCTCCTTGTGCATATCAAGCTTTCACATAAAGCAAATAAATTCCCCCTAGAGCTAAGCGGTGGTGAGCAGCAACGTGTAGCAATGGCTCGTGCCTTAGCTCATAATCCTACCATAATCCTTGCCGATGAGCCCACAGGTAACCTTGATGATTATTCAAGTGAATTAATTTGGAATCTCCTCAAAGGCGTAAATGAGCAGCTTGGCATTACCGTTGTTGTAGTCACCCACCGAATGCCCGATAGGCTAAATATCCCATATAGACGATTACATATCGAAGAAGGAGTGGTTTATGAATTTGCTTAGGAGACATTTAGCGCTGATCATTCCGCTTTTAGCCCTTCTATTTAGCCTTGAAAGCATTATGCTTGTCAATCGTGCGGTAAATAAGCACGAGAATAAACTCTCAGATAGTTACTCTATTGTTATTGCTTCTAAAAATGCACTTACATTAGATAAGATTCAAAGCTTTATACGCGAAGCTAAGGAGCTTAAAGCCATTGCCCCCGATTATATGATGAGTGAATTAAAAAAAGATTTAAGTCGTGAAAGCCTTGAAGCTATTCAAAGAGAGTTGCCCTTTTTCTACTCGCTCAAACTCTCTTCTTTCCCCGATGAAGATCGATTGGCTAAAATCAATACCACCCTTTCAAAACTCAATGGTGT encodes:
- the trmB gene encoding tRNA (guanosine(46)-N7)-methyltransferase TrmB, whose protein sequence is MPHFLASHISLPPLPFTQDGFTFVYEALQCNDDTQSLILVRHKDKEFFLRKQYRKAKNNAIIKCEKTARSLSTGILKDSLKILSSKQTSLINHNLSDNSPRQNLQSPFLKNIEYFLDFHHNCLIEIGFGSGRHLLHLAQSNPHLVCMGIEIHTPSIEQILRQIELLGLKNLYIINADARILLEILPAHIGQGIYVHFPVPWNKKPHRRIFSQKFLTQSLRVLDSKGMLHLRSDDEIYFKDALNLALNEPHISLEVHKNCKNIITSKYEARWERQQKDIYDMKIFQQNVQNTPENMKNYKKNFSFDKILRKNLDNYTNFPYKKIAKDWFLHIDNLYCAGDIYVLTLCFGDFHQPQNAFLQITFAQTPIAHYIGNKPIPTQAAIKAHTHLTQILKQE
- a CDS encoding cell division ATP-binding protein FtsE, with product MSAIIEAKNLNLGYNDEFVIKDATFSINAKEFVFITGASGSGKSTILSSFFGHLGVKSGHLNVFGVSMQRASKNRINHLRRSIGIVFQDYKLIKEWNIERNVMLPMVINGYKKEVCKSQVEKLLVHIKLSHKANKFPLELSGGEQQRVAMARALAHNPTIILADEPTGNLDDYSSELIWNLLKGVNEQLGITVVVVTHRMPDRLNIPYRRLHIEEGVVYEFA